GCCCCGCATCCGGTGTTCCACGCTACGACCGCATCCAACCACGCCTTCGGCGGCCCGCGCTCCCCGCGCAGCGGTTCAGGCCGGTTCGCGGCCCTGGGCGCCCACTCTGGCCAACGCGTCGACCACGGCGGGGTCGTACACGCGGCCGCGCTCCAGGCGCAGCCGTTCCAGGGCGGCGAGGCCCGCGGTGGCCTCGGACAGGCCGCGGCCGCGGGCCTCGGTGCGCAGGTCGTCGTGGGCGTTGGCGACCCGGATGATGCGGGCGGCGAGCGGCAGGGTGCGGTCGGCGGCCCCGCCCGGCAGCCGGCAGGGGTCGGCGAGCCGGGCGACCTGCTCGCCGACCCGGCGGGGGACGCCGGTGCGGCGGATGACCTCGCTGCCGAGGCGGGCGATCCGCTGCTGTTCGGTGGCGGGCAGCAGGGCGGTGGCGCCGCCGGGGACGGGTTCGACGAGGGAGAGCTGGCCGATGTCGTGCATCAGGGCGGCGTACTCCAGAAGGGCGAGGTCCCGGGTCCCGAGCCCGAGTTCGCGCCCCAGCGCGCACGCCGTGTCGGCGACCCGGCGCGCATGCCCCGGTGGGGTGTAGCCGGCGACCTCGGTGGCCCGGGCGAGCGCCTCGATGGTCTGGCCGGTGGTGGCGCGGATCTCCGCGGCCCGCCGGAAGGAGGCCTGGGCGAGCAGCAGCGGGGTGCAGAAGAGCGGCAGCGCCCACAGGCCGACCTCGCCGGCCAGCAGGCTGACCAACATGCCGGTGGCGACGATGGCCGAGCCGATGCCGAGCAGGGAGCGCAGCTCGTCCTCCAGGGCGGCGGCGAACCGCAGTCCGGCCCGGGCCCGGTGCAGGACGGCGGCGAGGACGGCGTCGCAGAGCGCGGTCAGGGCCGCGACGCCGGTCAGCAGGGCGCCGTAGGCCGGTCCGGAGAACGGGTCGCGGTCGAGCAGGCCGCTGCTGTACACGGGCTGGAAGAGCAGGGCGGCGAAGGCCGTGGTGAGGAGCCGCCGGGCGGCGGTGTCGGCCCGGACCGTGTCGACCAGCGCGGTGTCGGTGCGGCCGGATTCGGTACGGCCGGATTCGGTGCGGCGGGCTCGGGCGGCAGGTAGCGCGAGCGGGAGCAGCCCGGCGAGGGTGCCGAGGCCGGTGACGGCGACGACCTGCAGAATGCCGTGGCCGGTGGGGGTGGAGTGGAGCGGTCCGAGCAGGGCGTAGGCGAGTGCGACGGCGCTGCCGAGCGGGGCCTGCTCGCGGTCGCCGGGGAGCGGGATCCGGGCCCGTTCGCCGCCCGCGACGACGGCGCCGAAGGCGAGTGCGACCTTCGGCTGGGTGAGGCCGTGCAGGGCGAGGTGCAGCAGGGCGGCGGCGAGGAGCAGGGCGGCGGCGGCGTGGACGGCGGACGGCCGGAGGAGGGGGCCGTGCCGGCGGGGTCTCACGGAGCGCCGCCGGCGCTGATCCGGCCGCCCGGCCCGGGCACCCGGCGAGCCGGCTCGGGGACGCCGAGCGGGATGTCGGGCACCTCGCCGTCCCAGCCGCCGGGCGGCGGCGGTTCGGGCTGCCAGCCGTGCCGGTCGACGGCGGAGACAAGGGCGGTGACCATCGCCGGGTCGAACTGGCTGCCGGCGCAGCGCTGGAGTTCGGCGACGGCCTCGGCGACCGGGCGTCCGCGCCGGTAGGAGCGGGTGGAGGTCATCGAGTCGAAGGCGTCGGCGACGGAGATGATCCGGGCGAACTCGGGGATGCGGTCGCCGGCGAGGCCGGCCGGGTAGCCGCGGCCGTCGAGGCGTTCGTGGTGGTGCAGGATGCCTTCACGGGCCTCGCCGAGGAAGGCGAGGTCACGGACGAGTTCGTGGCCGAAGACGGGGTGGATCTCGACGGCGCGCCGCTCGGCCTCGGTGAGCGGGCCGTTGCGGCGGAGCAGTTCGGTGGCGACGCCGAGCTTGCCGACGTCGTGCAGGGTGCCGGCGAAGTGCAGGGTGCGGATGCGCTCCTCGGCCATGCCGAGCTGGCGGGCCATCAGGACGGCGGCGCGGCCGACCCGTTCGCTGTGGCCGCGGGTGTAGGCGTCCTTGATCTCGACGGCCTGGACGAGGGCGCGGACGGTGGCCTGGTGGGCGTTGACCTCGCGGTGGCCCTGGGCGAACATCCAGGCGGAGATGGAGAGCGGCAGCAGGGCGAGGACGGCGGCGAACGCGCCGTACGGGCCCTGCCAGAGGACGGCGACCATCAGGCCACCGGCGCCCTGGACGAGGGCGGGCAGGACGACGGCACCGGCGGCCCGGGCGAGGTCGGCGGGGTGGGCGCCGCGGGCCGGGCGGGCGGTGTCCAGCTGCCGCATCACTCCGACCAGGGATGCGTTGACCAGGCAGAACACGGCGACGGCGGCCATCGCGCCGAGTGCGGCGGTCGGGAAGTGCGCACCCAGGAGCAGGTGCGGGCCGCCGAGCAGGCGGTAGACGGCGGCCGCGGCGAAGGCGGCGACGGCCAGTTGGGCGGCGTTCCAGAGCCGGCGCAGCCGGCGC
This genomic window from Streptomyces sp. TLI_235 contains:
- a CDS encoding HD domain-containing protein; translation: MRPRRHGPLLRPSAVHAAAALLLAAALLHLALHGLTQPKVALAFGAVVAGGERARIPLPGDREQAPLGSAVALAYALLGPLHSTPTGHGILQVVAVTGLGTLAGLLPLALPAARARRTESGRTESGRTDTALVDTVRADTAARRLLTTAFAALLFQPVYSSGLLDRDPFSGPAYGALLTGVAALTALCDAVLAAVLHRARAGLRFAAALEDELRSLLGIGSAIVATGMLVSLLAGEVGLWALPLFCTPLLLAQASFRRAAEIRATTGQTIEALARATEVAGYTPPGHARRVADTACALGRELGLGTRDLALLEYAALMHDIGQLSLVEPVPGGATALLPATEQQRIARLGSEVIRRTGVPRRVGEQVARLADPCRLPGGAADRTLPLAARIIRVANAHDDLRTEARGRGLSEATAGLAALERLRLERGRVYDPAVVDALARVGAQGREPA
- a CDS encoding HD domain-containing protein; its protein translation is MRPVPRTGAYSPHWLAERDGPGTAGEADIASESEGGTLTGAAARYAAAVIMAGALCCLLPLATGVRGPLGGPVDWPRLGLLAFLHTCAESLAVGLPTPCARLGRRLLRRPPRETREAARALPGRGFFPVLFAGVLLLPPAAAALVAVPGALTAHVPRPRRLRRLWNAAQLAVAAFAAAAVYRLLGGPHLLLGAHFPTAALGAMAAVAVFCLVNASLVGVMRQLDTARPARGAHPADLARAAGAVVLPALVQGAGGLMVAVLWQGPYGAFAAVLALLPLSISAWMFAQGHREVNAHQATVRALVQAVEIKDAYTRGHSERVGRAAVLMARQLGMAEERIRTLHFAGTLHDVGKLGVATELLRRNGPLTEAERRAVEIHPVFGHELVRDLAFLGEAREGILHHHERLDGRGYPAGLAGDRIPEFARIISVADAFDSMTSTRSYRRGRPVAEAVAELQRCAGSQFDPAMVTALVSAVDRHGWQPEPPPPGGWDGEVPDIPLGVPEPARRVPGPGGRISAGGAP